A DNA window from Mya arenaria isolate MELC-2E11 chromosome 17, ASM2691426v1 contains the following coding sequences:
- the LOC128223861 gene encoding TNF receptor-associated factor 2-like, with product MSIGGYPAELFGEGLVDEKYFCIICKKVLREPTQAYCGDRFCRSCQRTLFPDGVTAVECPRPECMDEDNPSQRTIIKDAEIFPDNAIRRELFRLHVQCINVGCEWKGKYREFETHFPVCEFRLEACSHCNQPVRVLEMQVHVQQFCPEVFVKCPDCGEDIKRVLFGDHQRSHSNIQCPACPPGSNPISKEEFQAHFNDCQHSGYVFAQLQRLEQHVGSTEQDLGETKRQLTDKFTEIEANIRQVAANAPPNSGFSGSLPPDLNLDQKIRQLFEQMAVSLNERVDTKTGTFEGIANTLHRELEKSITAIEKLDRHRRLESEKAEASQQKIKSLERTIAAKDAKISELEMKLKDVEVSCYDGMFIWKVSDFSQKQQDAIQGRSISIYSNPFYTRKFGYKMCGRLYPNGDGMGKGSHMSVFFVIMRGEYDALQPWPFKHRVTFCLLNQEGGNATVDSFRPDTTSSSFKRPTTNMNIASGCPLFIRLDTLTNPTNGFLKDDTLFLKMIVDISDFKEA from the exons ATGAGCATAGGCGGCTATCCGGCTGAATTGTTTGGCGAAGGCTTAGTAGATGAGAAATACTTTTGTATTATTTGCAAGAAAGTACTTAGAGAGCCAACTCAGGCCTACTGTGGGGACAGGTTTTGTAGGTCATGTCAAAGGACTCTTTTTCC AGATGGGGTTACAGCAGTGGAATGTCCGCGTCCTGAGTGTATGGATGAAGATAATCCCTCACAGAGAACCATTATCAAAGATGCAGAG atTTTCCCTGATAATGCCATAAGAAGGGAGCTTTTCCGCctacatgtacagtgtataaaTGTGGGTTGTGAATGGAAGGGAAAATATAGGGAATTTGAG actCATTTTCCAGTGTGTGAATTCCGATTGGAAGCGTGTTCCCATTGTAATCAGCCAGTTCGAGTTTTAGAAATGCAG GTGCATGTGCAACAATTTTGCCCAGAAGTGTTTGTGAAGTGTCCGGACTGTGGGGAAGATATAAAGAGAGTATTG TTTGGGGATCATCAGAGAAGCCACTCAAATATCCAGTGTCCAGCCTGTCCACCAGGATCTAATCCG ATCAGCAAAGAAGAGTTTCAGGCTCACTTTAATGATTGTCAACACAGCGGGTATGTTTTTGCACAGTTACAGCGTCTTGAACAACATGTTGGTAGTACTGAACAAGACCTTGGTGAGACGAAACGTCAGTTAACCGATAAGTTTACAGAAATCGAGGCAAATATAAGACAGGTTGCTGCAAATGCACCTCCAAACTCTGGATTTTCCGGTAGCTTACCACCAGATTTAAACCTCGACCAAAAGATTCGCCAACTTTTTGAACAGATGGCGGTCAGTCTGAACGAAAGAGTGGACACAAAAACTGGAACCTTTGAAGGTATTGCTAACACCCTTCACCGAGAGTTGGAGAAGTCGATAACTGCTATTGAAAAGCTTGATAGACATCGGCGTCTTGAATCTGAAAAGGCAGAAGCAAGTCAGCAGAAGATAAAGTCTCTTGAAAGAACGATTGCTGCAAAGGACGCTAAAATTTCAGAACTTGAAATGAAGCTGAAGGATGTGGAGGTTTCTTGCTACGACGGAATGTTTATTTGGAAAGTCTCAGATTTTTCGCAGAAACAGCAAGATGCGATTCAAGGGAGAAGCATCAGTATCTACTCAAACCCTTTTTATACGCGGAAGTTTGGCTATAAGATGTGCGGTCGTCTTTACCCAAATGGAGATGGCATGGGAAAAGGCTCGCACATGTCGGTTTTCTTTGTCATTATGAGAGGGGAATACGATGCCTTGCAGCCTTGGCCATTCAAGCATCGCGTAACATTCTGTCTTTTAAACCAGGAGGGTGGCAATGCGACTGTTGATTCATTCAGACCCGATACAACAAGCTCCTCTTTCAAGAGACCCAcaacaaacatgaacattgcCTCTGGATGTCCGCTTTTCATAAGACTTGACACTCTTACAAACCCAACCAACGGGTTCTTGAAGGATGATACCTTGTTCTTGAAAATGATAGTCGACATTTCTGATTTTAAGGAGGCATAA